The Puntigrus tetrazona isolate hp1 chromosome 16, ASM1883169v1, whole genome shotgun sequence genome includes a region encoding these proteins:
- the ttc29 gene encoding tetratricopeptide repeat protein 29, which translates to MSSATPLLPDIYDPHKHRETKSVPERLKEKPVHPAAEKTQTPAEFARPPRQSVCVDLLREGFPRSFAQTFALLRRGDAADARKLRALQQRLTSAEAAERHGRYGEAYDSHMFLAGFFTEPEDKWLKHHFVELALHSARKFKMDSGKREAEANLHMGQVYLEQGQLERAREHYEVFYQSTAGRTWQDPGGRVHHSRSCEELQKVFTLLGQRPRGERDGTHTVKMFNKAYQMAKESGDRGLEGEAAYRLGLVYQSIGDQKTAKQFFSICMEISTTLGNTDSLGRAYEAIAKSLQSEGKLTEATEYLEKFAEVSQSKQDRNLEKAYMCLGNILSSRKQYDGAREHFGRAYEIACNLASVARLRKAQVCTGSARALGVMQTYHRLIETPARQNIQEIFSWKQRRRQSSSVPSRVSRHLNDPEEISAAAEVSEILR; encoded by the exons ATGTCTTCGGCGACTCCTCTCCTTCCAGACATCTACGATCCCCACAAACACAGGGAAACTAA GTCCGTCCCGGAACGGCTGAAGGAGAAGCCCGTCCATCCAGCTGCGGAGAAAACACAGACCCCCGCCGA GTTCGCGAGGCCCCCGCGTCAGAGCGTTTGCGTGGATCTGCTGCGCGAGGGCTTCCCCCGCTCGTTCGCGCAGACGTTCGCGCTGCTGCGGCGCGGGGACGCGGCGGACGCGCGCAAACTGCGCGCGCTCCAGCAGCGCCTCACCTCCGCCGAGGCCGCCGAGAGACACG GACGGTATGGAGAGGCGTATGACAGCCACATGTTTTTGGCCGGGTTTTTCACCGAGCCGGAGGACAAATGGTTAAAGCATCATTTCGTTGAGCTGGCCCTCCATTCAGCTCGCAAATTCAAAATGGACTCCGGCAAAAGAGAGGCTGAGGCCAACCTACACATGGGCCAAGTTTATTTAGAGCAGg GTCAGCTGGAGCGAGCGCGAGAGCATTACGAGGTGTTTTATCAGTCGACCGCGGGCCGTACATGGCAGGACCCCGGCGGCCGCGTGCATCACTCCCGCTCATGTGAGGAGCTCCAGAAGGTGTTCACGCTGCTGGGACAGAGACCGCGTGGAGAACGAGACGGCACACACACCGTTAAGATGTTCAACAAGGCCTACCAGATGGCTAAAGAGT CGGGAGATCGAGGGCTGGAAGGAGAAGCAGCCTATAGACTGGGCCTGGTGTATCAGAGCATTGGAGACCAGAAGACCGCTAAACAG TTTTTCAGCATTTGTATGGAGATCTCCACAACACTTGGAAACACAGACAGCCTGGGAAGAGCATATGAAGCCATTGCCAAATCTTTGCAGAG TGAAGGCAAACTAACAGAGGCAACCGAATATTTGGAGAAGTTTGCAGAGGTTTCTCAAAGCAAACAGGACAGAAACCTTGAGAAAGCCTACATGTGCCTCGGAAACATCCTCAGCTCGAGA AAGCAGTACGATGGAGCTCGTGAACATTTTGGACGAGCGTACGAGATCGCGTGCAATCTGGCGTCGGTGGCCCGGCTGAGGAAGGCTCAGGTGTGTACGGGCAGCGCTCGGGCCCTCGGCGTGATGCAGACCTACCACAGGCTCATAGAGACGCCGGCACGCCAGAACATCCAGGAAATCTTCAGCTGGAAGCAGAGAAGGCGCCAAAGCTCGAGTGTGCCATCGCGAGTGAGCAGACACCTGAACGATCCAGAAGAAATCTCAGCCGCAGCAGAGGTATCTGAGATACTTCGGTGA
- the LOC122360587 gene encoding cytochrome P450 4B1 isoform X1, with the protein MSFPSSLEFISLNHVFALASLVCLAIMVKLLVMRRRGMRTMEAFPGPPAHWLIGHVKEFHQDGHDLEKIMKWSGQYPFAFPLWFGPSLSILNIHHPSYVKTLLTTTEPKDDYAYKFFIPWLGDGLLVSTGQKWFRHRRLLTPGFHYDVLKPYVKLVSDSTKVMLDKWDVYVESGESFELFKHVSLMTLDSIMKCAFSCNSNCQTDSGTNPYIQAVYDLCHLVNVRFRVFPYHSKAIFHLSPHGYKFRKAARIAHNHTAEVIRKRKEVLKIEKEQGIVKNRRYLDFLDILLSARDEHQQGLSDEDIRAEVDTFMFEGHDTTASGISWIFYNLACNPEHQEKCREEIRQVLEGKDTVDWEDLNKIPYTTMCIKESLRLCPPVPGISRKLTKPMTFFDGRTVPEGCTIGVSIYGIHLNASVWENPYVFDPSRFLPDNVAKRSPHAFVPFSAGPRNCIGQNFAMNEMKVAVALTLKKYRLIKDPQHIPKMIPQVVLRSLNGIHIKIKPAESDS; encoded by the exons ATGAGCTTCCCGTCGAGTTTGGAGTTCATCTCCTTGAATCATGTGTTCGCGCTCGCCTCGCTCGTGTGTTTGGCGATTATGGTTAAATTACTGGTTATGAGGAGAAGAGGGATGCGAACTATGGAGGCTTTCCCAGGACCACCTGCACACTGGCTCATCGGACACGTCAAAGAG TTTCACCAGGATGGACATGATTTGGAAAAGATTATGAAGTGGAGTGGACAGTACCCCTTTGCCTTTCCGCTGTGGTTTGGCCCGTCACTGTCCATCCTGAACATCCACCACCCCTCGTACGTGAAGACCCTTCTCACCACTACAG AACCCAAAGATGATTATGCATACAAGTTTTTCATCCCTTGGTTAG GCGATGGCTTGCTTGTGTCTACTGGACAGAAGTGGTTTCGGCACAGGCGGCTTCTCACTCCTGGTTTCCATTACGATGTTCTGAAGCCTTATGTGAAACTTGTTTCTGATTCAACCAAAGTCATGCTT GATAAGTGGGACGTTTATGTCGAGTCAGGAGAGTCGTTTGAACTGTTTAAGCATGTAAGTCTGATGACGCTGGACAGCATCATGAAATGTGCGTTCAGCTGTAACAGCAACTGTCAGACAGACAG TGGAACCAACCCGTACATCCAAGCGGTGTATGACCTCTGCCACCTGGTGAACGTCAGGTTCAGAGTGTTTCCATACCACAGCAAGGCCATATTTCATCTCAGTCCACATGGATACAAATTCAGGAAGGCGGCCAGAATAGCACACAATCATACAG cgGAAGTTATCAGAAAGAGGAAAGAAGTCTTGAAGATTGAGAAGGAACAGGGCATTGTTAAAAACAGACGATATTTGGACTTTTTGGATATTCTTCTGTCTGCCCGA GATGAGCATCAGCAGGGATTGTCGGATGAAGATATCAGGGCTGAAGTGGACACATTCATGTTTGAAGGCCATGACACCACAGCCAGTGGAATATCTTGGATCTTCTACAATCTGGCTTGTAACCCTGAGCACCAGGAGAAATGCAGAGAGGAGATCCGGCAGGTTCTGGAAGGAAAAGACACAGTGGACTG GGAAGACCTCAATAAAATCCCTTATACCACAATGTGCATTAAAGAATCCCTGCGGCTGTGCCCTCCTGTCCCAGGAATATCACGAAAGCTGACTAAACCCATGACTTTCTTTGATGGACGAACTGTACCTGAAG GTTGTACCATCGGAGTCAGCATTTATGGGATCCACCTGAATGCCTCCGTGTGGGAGAAtccatat GTATTTGATCCGTCGAGGTTTCTGCCAGACAACGTTGCTAAGAGGTCTCCGCATGCTTTTGTGCCCTTTTCTGCCGGACCCAG AAACTGCATCGGACAGAACTTTGCCATGAACGAGATGAAAGTTGCGGTGGCGTTGACACTGAAGAAATACCGGCTGATTAAAGACCCCCAGCACATCCCGAAGATGATCCCTCAAGTCGTGCTCAGATCACTCAACGGAATTCACATCAAGATCAAACCAGCAGAAAGTGATTCGTGA
- the LOC122360587 gene encoding cytochrome P450 4B1 isoform X2, translating into MSFPSSLEFISLNHVFALASLVCLAIMVKLLVMRRRGMRTMEAFPGPPAHWLIGHVKEFHQDGHDLEKIMKWSGQYPFAFPLWFGPSLSILNIHHPSYVKTLLTTTEPKDDYAYKFFIPWLGDGLLVSTGQKWFRHRRLLTPGFHYDVLKPYVKLVSDSTKVMLDKWDVYVESGESFELFKHVSLMTLDSIMKCAFSCNSNCQTDSGTNPYIQAVYDLCHLVNVRFRVFPYHSKAIFHLSPHGYKFRKAARIAHNHTEVIRKRKEVLKIEKEQGIVKNRRYLDFLDILLSARDEHQQGLSDEDIRAEVDTFMFEGHDTTASGISWIFYNLACNPEHQEKCREEIRQVLEGKDTVDWEDLNKIPYTTMCIKESLRLCPPVPGISRKLTKPMTFFDGRTVPEGCTIGVSIYGIHLNASVWENPYVFDPSRFLPDNVAKRSPHAFVPFSAGPRNCIGQNFAMNEMKVAVALTLKKYRLIKDPQHIPKMIPQVVLRSLNGIHIKIKPAESDS; encoded by the exons ATGAGCTTCCCGTCGAGTTTGGAGTTCATCTCCTTGAATCATGTGTTCGCGCTCGCCTCGCTCGTGTGTTTGGCGATTATGGTTAAATTACTGGTTATGAGGAGAAGAGGGATGCGAACTATGGAGGCTTTCCCAGGACCACCTGCACACTGGCTCATCGGACACGTCAAAGAG TTTCACCAGGATGGACATGATTTGGAAAAGATTATGAAGTGGAGTGGACAGTACCCCTTTGCCTTTCCGCTGTGGTTTGGCCCGTCACTGTCCATCCTGAACATCCACCACCCCTCGTACGTGAAGACCCTTCTCACCACTACAG AACCCAAAGATGATTATGCATACAAGTTTTTCATCCCTTGGTTAG GCGATGGCTTGCTTGTGTCTACTGGACAGAAGTGGTTTCGGCACAGGCGGCTTCTCACTCCTGGTTTCCATTACGATGTTCTGAAGCCTTATGTGAAACTTGTTTCTGATTCAACCAAAGTCATGCTT GATAAGTGGGACGTTTATGTCGAGTCAGGAGAGTCGTTTGAACTGTTTAAGCATGTAAGTCTGATGACGCTGGACAGCATCATGAAATGTGCGTTCAGCTGTAACAGCAACTGTCAGACAGACAG TGGAACCAACCCGTACATCCAAGCGGTGTATGACCTCTGCCACCTGGTGAACGTCAGGTTCAGAGTGTTTCCATACCACAGCAAGGCCATATTTCATCTCAGTCCACATGGATACAAATTCAGGAAGGCGGCCAGAATAGCACACAATCATACAG AAGTTATCAGAAAGAGGAAAGAAGTCTTGAAGATTGAGAAGGAACAGGGCATTGTTAAAAACAGACGATATTTGGACTTTTTGGATATTCTTCTGTCTGCCCGA GATGAGCATCAGCAGGGATTGTCGGATGAAGATATCAGGGCTGAAGTGGACACATTCATGTTTGAAGGCCATGACACCACAGCCAGTGGAATATCTTGGATCTTCTACAATCTGGCTTGTAACCCTGAGCACCAGGAGAAATGCAGAGAGGAGATCCGGCAGGTTCTGGAAGGAAAAGACACAGTGGACTG GGAAGACCTCAATAAAATCCCTTATACCACAATGTGCATTAAAGAATCCCTGCGGCTGTGCCCTCCTGTCCCAGGAATATCACGAAAGCTGACTAAACCCATGACTTTCTTTGATGGACGAACTGTACCTGAAG GTTGTACCATCGGAGTCAGCATTTATGGGATCCACCTGAATGCCTCCGTGTGGGAGAAtccatat GTATTTGATCCGTCGAGGTTTCTGCCAGACAACGTTGCTAAGAGGTCTCCGCATGCTTTTGTGCCCTTTTCTGCCGGACCCAG AAACTGCATCGGACAGAACTTTGCCATGAACGAGATGAAAGTTGCGGTGGCGTTGACACTGAAGAAATACCGGCTGATTAAAGACCCCCAGCACATCCCGAAGATGATCCCTCAAGTCGTGCTCAGATCACTCAACGGAATTCACATCAAGATCAAACCAGCAGAAAGTGATTCGTGA